A genomic stretch from Nocardia wallacei includes:
- a CDS encoding IclR family transcriptional regulator, producing MPGPIQSIERAAAVLRLLARSGRLGVGEIAGVLGLAKPTAHGILRTLQGVGFVEQDPGSGKYGLGPPLRGVGTGYLDPNDLRSRAINWADALAARTGEAVRIAARAGGDGVVVVHHVFRPDNTAQALEVGQELPAHATALGKVLLAADADLAAQVLRVAPVALTHRTLTDRGALNQEIAAVRQAGWAAEIEEFRSGAAGLAAPLRSHGGLVVGAIGIAGAVDRLCDARLRPRARLVGYVREAAGAVSRELGAQ from the coding sequence ATGCCGGGTCCGATTCAGTCGATCGAGCGCGCGGCGGCCGTGCTGCGGCTGCTCGCCCGCTCCGGTCGTCTCGGGGTGGGGGAGATCGCCGGGGTGTTGGGCTTGGCGAAACCGACCGCGCACGGCATCCTGCGCACCCTGCAGGGCGTGGGATTCGTCGAGCAGGATCCGGGCAGCGGCAAGTACGGGCTGGGCCCGCCGCTGCGCGGGGTCGGCACCGGCTACCTCGATCCCAACGACCTGCGCTCGCGGGCGATCAACTGGGCCGACGCGCTGGCCGCCCGGACCGGCGAGGCCGTGCGGATCGCGGCGCGGGCGGGTGGCGACGGGGTCGTGGTGGTGCACCATGTTTTTCGGCCCGACAACACCGCGCAGGCTCTGGAGGTCGGCCAGGAACTGCCCGCGCACGCCACCGCCCTGGGCAAGGTGCTGCTGGCCGCCGACGCGGACCTGGCCGCGCAGGTGCTGCGCGTGGCGCCCGTGGCGCTGACCCATCGGACTCTCACCGATCGCGGCGCGCTGAACCAGGAGATCGCCGCGGTCCGGCAGGCCGGATGGGCCGCGGAGATCGAGGAGTTCCGTTCCGGCGCAGCCGGTCTCGCCGCTCCGTTGCGCTCGCACGGCGGGCTCGTGGTCGGGGCGATCGGAATCGCGGGGGCGGTGGACCGGCTCTGTGACGCCCGGCTGCGGCCGCGGGCGCGGTTGGTCGGGTACGTACGCGAGGCCGCGGGTGCGGTGTCGCGGGAACTCGGGGCGCAATGA
- a CDS encoding MIP/aquaporin family protein, whose product MNFGSIFLSEALGTGVLALLGVGVVANVLLARTKGFDGGWLLINFGWGLGVFGGVYVAYKTGGHLNPAVTVGILFSGAHEYAPGIDITAATTIAYLAGQLVGAFLGATAAYLAYKKHFDAEPDAGKKLGVFATVPEIRSYRWNFATEVIATFVLVLVIIGIGHTPSGLGPLAAALLVVGIGASLGGPTGYAINPARDLGPRLAHAVLPVTRTAAMRVPAGAAVGARSADDAETTAPQGKYNDWAYAWVPVLGPLVGGALAGLVAAVAF is encoded by the coding sequence GTGAACTTCGGGTCGATCTTCCTCAGCGAGGCGCTGGGCACGGGTGTGCTGGCCCTGCTCGGCGTGGGCGTGGTCGCCAATGTGCTGCTCGCGAGGACCAAGGGCTTCGACGGCGGCTGGCTGCTGATCAACTTCGGCTGGGGGCTGGGCGTATTCGGCGGCGTGTACGTCGCCTACAAGACCGGGGGCCACCTCAATCCGGCCGTCACCGTCGGGATCCTGTTCAGCGGCGCGCACGAGTACGCGCCCGGGATCGACATCACCGCCGCCACCACGATCGCCTATCTCGCCGGGCAACTGGTCGGCGCGTTCCTCGGCGCGACCGCCGCCTATCTGGCCTACAAGAAGCATTTCGACGCCGAGCCGGACGCCGGGAAGAAGCTCGGCGTGTTCGCCACCGTCCCCGAAATCCGGTCCTACCGATGGAATTTCGCGACCGAGGTGATCGCCACCTTCGTGCTGGTGCTGGTCATCATCGGCATCGGCCACACCCCGAGCGGACTGGGCCCGCTGGCGGCGGCACTGCTGGTGGTGGGCATCGGCGCGTCGCTGGGCGGCCCGACCGGGTACGCGATCAATCCGGCGCGTGATCTGGGCCCGCGGCTGGCGCACGCGGTTCTGCCGGTGACGCGAACCGCGGCGATGCGGGTTCCCGCCGGAGCGGCCGTCGGCGCGCGGTCGGCCGACGACGCGGAAACCACGGCGCCGCAAGGCAAATACAACGACTGGGCCTACGCCTGGGTGCCCGTGCTCGGCCCGCTGGTCGGCGGCGCACTCGCGGGCCTCGTCGCCGCCGTCGCCTTCTGA
- the glpK gene encoding glycerol kinase GlpK: MTQRYVLAIDQGTTSSRCILFDQRARLVGVAQREHRQYYPRPGWVEQDAAEIWRNVERILPQVLRDAGVGAEQVAAVGIANQRETTVVWDRETGVPVGRAIVWQDVRTEELVRELAGAPGAERLRALSGLPLTTYFAAPRLRWLLDTVPGLRERAERGEVLFGTMESWLIWNLTGGVDGGLHVTDVTNASRTLLMDLATRAWSPELLRLFGIPAVMLPSIQPSTASFGTVRHPVPGLPIAAALGDQHAALFGQTCFARGETKCTYGTGGFLMMNTGTELVRSRHGLLTTIGYQIADEPVYALEGPIAMTGSLVQWVRDNIGLVATAPEIETLARTVEDNGGCYLVPAFSGLYAPHWRSDARGLLIGLTSYVTKGHLARAVLEATAWQTREVVDAMNADSGLQARALRVDGGMTSDNLLMQIVSDVLDIPVMRPFVAETVSLGAAYAAGLAVGYWPDLQGLRGNWRVAAQWLPHMNPHLRAAEYANWQRAVSLTFGWARPSHMRDAPTRRTEPR, from the coding sequence ATGACGCAGCGATACGTGCTGGCGATCGACCAGGGCACGACCTCGAGCCGGTGCATCCTGTTCGACCAGCGCGCCCGGCTGGTGGGTGTGGCGCAGCGCGAGCACCGGCAGTACTATCCGCGGCCGGGATGGGTCGAACAGGACGCGGCCGAGATCTGGCGCAATGTGGAGCGCATCCTCCCGCAGGTGCTGCGGGACGCGGGGGTGGGCGCGGAACAGGTTGCGGCAGTGGGGATCGCGAACCAGCGCGAGACCACCGTGGTGTGGGATCGGGAGACCGGAGTCCCGGTCGGCCGCGCGATCGTGTGGCAGGACGTGCGCACCGAGGAACTGGTTCGGGAGTTGGCGGGCGCGCCCGGCGCCGAACGCCTCCGGGCGCTCTCCGGACTGCCGCTCACCACCTATTTCGCCGCGCCGCGGCTGCGGTGGCTGCTCGATACGGTGCCCGGCCTGCGCGAGCGGGCCGAACGCGGCGAGGTGCTGTTCGGCACGATGGAGAGCTGGCTGATCTGGAACCTCACCGGCGGCGTGGACGGTGGCCTGCACGTCACCGACGTCACCAACGCCAGCCGCACCCTGCTGATGGATCTGGCCACTCGCGCGTGGTCGCCGGAGTTGTTGCGGTTGTTCGGGATTCCCGCCGTGATGCTGCCGAGCATCCAGCCCTCGACCGCGTCGTTCGGTACCGTCCGCCACCCGGTGCCGGGGTTGCCGATCGCCGCCGCGCTGGGTGATCAGCACGCGGCGTTGTTCGGCCAAACCTGTTTCGCCCGTGGGGAAACCAAGTGCACCTACGGCACCGGCGGCTTCCTGATGATGAATACCGGCACCGAACTGGTGCGCTCCCGGCACGGCCTGCTCACCACGATCGGCTACCAGATCGCCGACGAGCCGGTGTACGCGCTGGAGGGGCCGATCGCCATGACCGGCTCGCTGGTGCAGTGGGTGCGCGACAACATCGGGCTGGTCGCCACCGCGCCGGAGATCGAAACCCTCGCGCGCACAGTCGAAGACAACGGCGGCTGCTACCTCGTCCCCGCCTTCTCCGGCCTCTACGCCCCACACTGGCGCAGCGACGCCCGCGGCCTGCTGATCGGCCTCACCTCCTACGTCACCAAGGGCCACCTGGCCCGCGCGGTCCTCGAGGCCACCGCCTGGCAGACCCGCGAGGTGGTCGACGCCATGAACGCCGACTCCGGCCTGCAGGCCCGCGCCCTGCGCGTGGACGGCGGCATGACCTCCGACAACCTTCTGATGCAGATCGTCTCCGACGTCCTCGACATCCCGGTCATGCGCCCCTTCGTCGCCGAAACCGTCTCCCTCGGCGCCGCCTACGCCGCAGGCCTGGCCGTCGGCTACTGGCCGGACCTCCAAGGGCTACGCGGAAATTGGCGAGTAGCCGCCCAATGGCTGCCCCACATGAACCCCCACCTCCGCGCCGCCGAGTACGCCAACTGGCAACGCGCCGTATCCCTCACCTTCGGCTGGGCCCGCCCCTCGCATATGCGGGATGCTCCCACACGACGAACCGAGCCCCGATAG